Within the Comamonadaceae bacterium OTU4NAUVB1 genome, the region GCGGCCCGCCGTCGCCCAGCACGACGGCCTCGATCGTGGCGGTCCAGTGCAGGTTGTTCACCTGGTCCAGCGGCGCACCGGCGGCGATCAGCCGGCGCACGACCTCGTCGTGGCCCAGGTGCGCGGCGGCGATCAGCGCGGTGCCGTCCCAGCGGCTGGTGGTCTGGCCGGGCTTCGCGCCCAGCGACAGCAGCAATGCCAGCGTGGGCACGTCGTCGGCCACGGCGGCGATGGTGACGGCGTCGTAGCGGTCGGCCTCCAGCGCGTCGAGCGAGGCCCCGGCGCGCGCCAGCACCCGGATCGCCTCGTGCCGGCGGGCGTGGGTGGCGACGTGCAGGGCGGTGCGCCCGTGCGCGTCGCGGGCGTCCAGGTCGGCGCCGGCCGCGATCAGCGCCCGCAGCCGTGGCACGTCGCCCGCCGCCGCGGCGCCGAACCAGCCGTCGTAGGCACGCAGTTCGGCGGCCGACGGCGCGACCTGGGCCGACGCCCCGGTCGCGGCGAATCCGCCCGCCATGGCCACCATCAGCATCGATGCCGCGAGGCACGACCGCGCGCATCGCGTCGCCACGGGGCGCGGGCGCGCCGCCATCGTCATCCCAGCAGCCCCTTGACCTTCTCCAGCGCCGCGTTCGCGCACTGCTCGTCGAGGTGGCCGCCCGGCGCGCCGCCGACGCCGACGGCGCCGATGACCTCGCCGGCGGCGCGGATCGGCACGCCGCCGCCCAGCAGCAGGGCGCCGGGCAGGTACACCAGGTTGGCCGCGGCGGAGTTCTTCTGGGCGCCTTCCATCAGCGCCTGCGTCGGGCTCTTCCACGACGCGGCGGTCCAGGCCTTGCGCTCGCTGGAGGCGAGCGTGTGCGGGCCGGCGCCGTCGGCGCGCTGCACGGCGCGCACCGTGCCGGCGCGATCGACCACCGTGGCCGACACGCCGTAGCCGCTGGCCGCGCAGGCCGCGACGCTCTCGGCGGCGATCTGGCTGGCCAGGGCGAGCGAGAGGTTGCGCTCGACGCGCACCAGGGGCGCGGCGGCGGCGGTGCCGGCCGTGGGCGCGGCGGCGAGGGCCGTCTGGGCCTGGGCGAACGGGGCGGCGAGCAGGACGCCGACGAGGCCGGCGGCGGCGAGGCGATGGGTGCGGTGCATGGCGGGAAATCTCCGGATGGGTCAGTGTTTCGGGACCCGTCCAATGTAGAAAAAGCAGGCGTTTGCCACCATTCGTACGCGCACGCCCCGGACTCCGTAGAACTACGGACGACCGGGGCGTCCGGGCACCGGTCGCGGCGCGCCGGCGCTTCGGTGCGTCAGCCGCCCGCGTCGTCCACCAGCACCGCGTAGCGCCGGATCAGCTGCGCGAGCGACTCGCATTCGAGCTTGGCGAACAGGTGCGCGCGGTGTGTCTCGACCGTGCGCGGCGACAGCGCGAGC harbors:
- a CDS encoding ankyrin repeat domain-containing protein codes for the protein MAGGFAATGASAQVAPSAAELRAYDGWFGAAAAGDVPRLRALIAAGADLDARDAHGRTALHVATHARRHEAIRVLARAGASLDALEADRYDAVTIAAVADDVPTLALLLSLGAKPGQTTSRWDGTALIAAAHLGHDEVVRRLIAAGAPLDQVNNLHWTATIEAVVLGDGGPRHQRTLAALIGAGADLSLPDREGRTPLRLAREHGHAAMAALLAAAGAR
- a CDS encoding heme-binding protein — encoded protein: MHRTHRLAAAGLVGVLLAAPFAQAQTALAAAPTAGTAAAAPLVRVERNLSLALASQIAAESVAACAASGYGVSATVVDRAGTVRAVQRADGAGPHTLASSERKAWTAASWKSPTQALMEGAQKNSAAANLVYLPGALLLGGGVPIRAAGEVIGAVGVGGAPGGHLDEQCANAALEKVKGLLG